tgtgtgtgtgtgtgtgtgtgtgtgtgtgtgtgtgtgtgtgtgtgtgtgtgtgtgtgtgtgtgtgtgtgtgtgtgtgtgtgtgtgtgtgtgtgtgtgtgtgtgtgtgtgctttcttcctcttataacaCAAACGTATATTCAACATTTGTTAATCACCTCCTAAATTTTCAGTACCTTATAATCATAAATATCTAATTAGCTAACTACCTTccttgaatataaataaaaaagaataattataGGCGCTCAAAACTATCGTTATATACACAAATTTATACGTCACATTATTTTCTATCACATTTTTGGTACTTCATATAaagctatatatatttctattgttATTTATCGATTGTTGGTTATGGAAGAGTTTATCAATGTATATAGTTTACCCTAATCAAAAGCAATATATAGAATTATTTAATATATAGAGACAAACATATATATTCAATCTATCATTAGTTTGTTGTGTTTTAAAAGTTTCCAAACACACGaaaaaaggtgtttgtttgtAATCTTGTTATTTGTTGCTAATAAAAACTGTTTGGTTTTCGTGATGTTTGCAAAATGACCTTGAGTGTgcgtgaccttgtgtgtgtgtgtgtgtttgtgggggaggggagggcatgcTGGTCAATaatctagacacacacacacacacacacacacacacacacacacacacacacacacacacacacacacacacacacacacacacacacacacctggctctcCCTCACCAATAATTAGATCACCTGCAATTACCAAGACGCGAGACTGGACAGGTAAATGTTATATTATGTTGCAGGTGTTACGGAGGGTTAAATCTCTCCCcttgtctacctatctacctatctatctatctatctatctcttaacaTCTCAACATTCTTCCTATTACATTTCTTTTCACAGTTTTCGCACCTCCGTTTCTTTTTCATACCGTCTCATATATTCATCACACTGCAgaacgttaaaaaaataaaacaacacattaTTTTCCTCACCCTCCATCTATTTTAATTTTCACCTCCTTACCTTGCTGTTCCATACTCTCCCTTTTATCCGTCACACACTTCAGAATGCCAAAAATAAGTGGGGTGTCATTTTTCTCCGCCCACTAACTCTATTCTTTTTTCCCACTCACTCCAGAGCCGTAGATGGGGAGTTAGGTCACGTCCCATCTCTCTTCTGTGCCACTAATGCTCACTGCCTCCTACTCAGCACTCCTCCCTCAAAACAAACTGGTGGAACTACAAATACTTCAACTTATTATCTAATGGTGAGGAGTTTGTGTTTAGGCAGATGCGATGGGTAGGAGGTAGCTTGAGAGGGAGATAGGTACATATTCTAAAATTTtcatcttctcccccttcccttccttcaccccatcacccaGTTACATACCACCGCCAATCACAACTCATCTCTCCccatacttccctttctttcccttcatcccttcagcTCCCTTCACCTTTTCAGTCAATCACTCTAAAAGCCCTTCATTTCAAACACTATAGCCCTTCACACTCTTaatacctcctcttcccttcccatcccatcccttcaccccttcaactTTTCATTCAATCACTCTAAAAGCCCTTCACTTCAAACACCATGGTCCTTCAACCTCTTAatacctccccttcacttcccttcccttcccttcatcccttcaccgTTTCACTCAAGCACTCCAAAATCCCTTCACCTTAAACACCAAACCCCTTCACCTTCTtaatacctccccttcccttcacttcccttcacatccctttcacGTCTTCactacccacatttgataaggctttcgtagaggttgttgtgggtattacCATGGGAAGTTTGATGAGACTATGATCCCTCGCTCcctaactctccttccttccttcctgcccacaATATCACCTCATGGTTAAAATTGTACTTCACTGCATGATTCGAAGCTCACCCCGACCTTTCCTTCTtatagtaatagtttgacaaggcctctgcaccttGAATGTAATGAACAGTAGTGAAAACCCGACTACTCTGCTATGTGGGTGAAATGGGATgggatgatggaaagaaagaatgggagatgaagggggTGAGGATtggaggggtaagggaggaggagtgatgggggGGATATAATtggggaaagaatgggagatgaaggggaTGAGAAATGGAATGGTAAGGAGAAAATTGAagggggaaagaatgggagatgaaggggaTGAGAAATGGAATGGTTAGGAGAAAATTGAAGGGGGAAAAGAGATggggggaaagaatggaagatgaaggggatgagaaatgggagtcgaaagcgtctgaaaatatggGCCGTAGATGCAAGATGGTGTCTGAGGAGTCCTTGGTCAAACTTTCGCTAATATCTACGGATCTGACTCGCCTCctttcaattccttttttttttttcctctttatgttCAATGTTATGATGGTTGTGACTGACTCAGAGCCTTCCAATGCACCTGTGACAATGACTCCGAAAGCATAAGTTGTCGGAGATGAAGGCGAGGATATGGGAGAGAAAACAGCCACAGAGAAAGAAACTCGAACAGAAAATCTAACAAGTCAACTATCACACCCACAGAGGTACTCGAAAAGGTTACAGATGAAGAGgtgaaaaagctgaagaaaaTATCATCGAACAGGGAAACTCTTTTATATCATCTTTCACCAATTTGATAGAAGGGAAGATGACAGGACGCTAAATCATGATAGCAACAGCTGGAGACGGGGAAAGCACGACACCGGTATTTAGAGGGAAGCAGAAAACCTTAACGTAGATAAAAACGGAACGGAAGCAAGGCCGGTACCTCTGCGTTAGAAAAGACAGATGAACCTCAGAAAGTTGAACGAAAGAGAGAATCCCCCGGCGATAAAACAGAAGTTAATGTAAAGTTTTAgtgaaggagaaacaagaaaagtcGGAGCAGAAACCACGGAAACATcggtaaaaatgataaaaaagttaCAGAAAGGGTAAAGTTGAAAGGGTGGAtataaaagaaacaaattaaaaaaatatgtcGAAAGGAAAGTGCGTCATAACAAAATCAAAGAGGGTTATGATAGAAAACAAACTACAAGGCAATGGTTGAAATTCATGGCACCAAATATGTGAAGTaaaaggaagattaaagaaaatgTCGGCGGTGAAAATTTAATGCTTTGGTTGAATGATATATTGCGGAAGAAGAAAACTCGTCCCTGCCGTGAAAGAGAGAACAGTCGCCGGAAAGTCAGCTTCGATTGTGACAAAAGAGAAAGTGCTTGAAATGTTCGCCCCGTCTGTACTAGAAGCGGCCGTGTCTGTTCCtagagtaaaagaaaaagccGAAAAAGTATTCCtcatcaaagggaaaaaaaaattgcaacatACGACAACTCAatctgaaaagaagaaaaaaagttgcagAGAAAGTTATCGAATCTTTAAAGGAAAATCCTGCCCGTgttacgaaagaggaagaaacacttTGTTGACTAAATAGCTCAAGTCATCCTCTCGTCATCCCTCTTGGCTTCCCTAATTTCAACCATCCTTCTTTGCTCTTAATATCCTCCATATTTCAGTACTAGGCGATAAATTGAAGTGTCTTGAGAGGAGTGACTGTGGATATTCTTGGCCATTCAATTCTTAATctcactttctttatctttctctctctctccctcccatctctcttgcCTTCCCTAGTAGGCCCCTAGAATTTAGAGGAAGAAATTGCAGCCGAGGAGAAACCCGTCCAAAAATAAGTCCTTTCccaaacgaataaaaaaaaaaaacagtcatcCCTTTTACTAGAGTCGTGAAAAGCAGATCATTTaacaaaagaataggaaagagttCAGAAAGTTGTCCCctttggaaaaaaaaaggagtgaaaattGTTGAGTGTGTTGTCCCCTTTGTTGAGGAGAGGGTTTGACTtacaagaaggggaagaaaaagtcgTTGATATAGTGAGCCTCGCTGTTAAGGGAGTTGCAGCAAAAGTCTTACCCAGAAAAGTACTCAcggttggtaaaaaaaaaaaaaaaaaaaaaaaaaaatcaaccattCTCATTAATATACACTTCGCCCTCTTAGAAAAGTTACTTGCATTATACTTAAAAGCAGATTCATGGAGAGGCCtatccgtgtctctctctctctctctctctctctctctctctctctctctctctctctctctcatcatcatcaattcccctcccttcattttcacccattcacctcccttcaccccacACACCACTAACCCATCACCCAATACATCACCACCCTTCACTCCCCacatacctccccttcccctttaccttctctcccttcaacccACCCCATCCCTCTCGAAGTGCAAATCCCAGctcatcttcccctccccccaggTTCGGCATCCGGGGTGAGTTCGTGTTGCTGCCCCCGGGTCCTGTGCCTGGGTGCGTCACGGTGGTCAGCTCCAGCCAGCCACACACCCGCCTCAtcgaccactaccacctccaagCCTGCTACGGCCCCTCCACCAGGTGTGACGAGGACAggtaagagatgagaggagaggagagaagaggagaggagaggcggggagaggagaggaaaggaggaggaggaggaggaggaggaggacgagaggaggggagaggagaggagaggagaggagaggagaggaggaggaggaggaaagtagagaaggccTTGAGGATGATTAGAAGAGGTAGGAGAAgagttaggaagaaagaaaagagaagtaggaggaaagaagaaaaatagaagaaaagaataggaggaagatagaacaggcagagagagatcacgaacggaagaggaagtaaaggacaGTAAACTCAATCtgtcacttccccgcccaatcatacaatctgtttagttcatcctggacaACACTAGCCTCCCGATCTAATTTAATCACTCCACCGATCTTTGTATCATCCGCAAACTTACTTACATcaatactaattcctgtgtccaaatcgtgaatataaatgaaaaacagCAGTGCACCCAATACCGACCCCTGCGGAAccccactttttatttttattttttacaacaaaggagacagctcaagggcacaaaaaatgaaacaataatgaaaaaaaaaagcccgctactcgctgctcctaaaaagagtccaaagaggtcaaggtggccaaaaagagaggtcaacttgcAACACAACCCCAGTCATCTCTTTCATCGGTGACTTGCACTCTTTGCCTCCTATtcctaagccacgccctgacccaGTTCAACACCCTGCCACTCTTTtcatctactccgtgagcctgtaattttagcaaCAGCGGGtggtgagggactttgtcgaacgctgtACTGAAATCCAAATGTACcgtatcataattttcatctgtgTCTGCCGCCTCGAATactttattatagaaggacagaaggatggggaggcatgagctaccctttgtgaacccgtGCTGCGAGTCATGGATTAATCTCTCCATCCCCAGACGATCCTGAATGTTCCTGTTGTTCTCGACTCCATCATCTtccctacaactgatgttaagctaattggacgAATGTCAGTTTGATTATACGAATGTTAAGCTAACTGGAGGAAGGTTAAGCTaattggaaagaggaagggaggaattaaaagagaaaaagaaggaagataaaaaataaagataaaaagggaaggagaaaaaaaagaaaaaaagagggaggaggaggaatagacagaggaaagaataaatgaaaaaaagaaacgaagtgaCAGAGAGATATAGAAGAGATGAAATAAGTAGAGAAAACTTAGTAAGACAAGaagatgaaaatattaaaaagaaggaggaggaagaggaagaggaggaggaggaggaggggaaagaagaaaaagaagcaaaaaaagagaaatatggagagagagagagagagagagagagagagagagagagagagagagagagagagagagagagagagagagagagagagagagagagagagagagagagagagagagagagagagagagagagagagagataataacccTCGTTCCACCGAATCATAACCCTGAACTAGGAAGATGATAATTACGGGTTGAGTTCTAGGAAAAAatgataggggagagagagagagagagagagagagagagagagagagagagagagagagagagaagtaatagaagtagaagtagaagtagtagtagtagtagtagttttggtgaTATTCAAAAACTTAATAAAACACAAAATGACGTATAAAAGTGTAAAAGTTATAGGTTCAAAAGTTTAAAAGTGTATAATGATAAAGGTATTAATAAAAACTGTAttaattgtctctctctctctctctctcagccaagtCAGCCGCTGCTTCTCCTTCCCAACCCTTACCAGACAGCCTAAGGACACCCTCCCGAGAAgcaggtaacaacaacaacaacaacaacaacaacaacaacagcaacaacaacaatgctacacctccactttccttctttccttctcttccttctccttttcctccttccatgtatcctttccctcgctcctttcctctcttccgattttatttctctctatccctttgttctcctccacctcttcctcttccttccttcccttccttctccttctccctttcctctcatcctctctcgttcatttcctctctttcttcctttctcctcttccttccttcatctccccatttcttttcccatccctcctATCGCCCTTAGCAGAAGAGGGCAAGCAGCAGAGGGTGGGAGAAAGACAACTGCTGAGAGATGGAtagcaggaaggaaagcaggTAACGACTCCAGCTAGCCAAAAAGAGGTCGTCCAGCCTGTTATGACGTCAGCAAGCCTTCCGTGACGTCACTAATGTAATGACGTCACTTTTCTCGGGTTGCAAGGGATGGGATTTACAGAAGCATTCAATTTTAGCCCCTTGATAGCGATGCcaatagagagagtgagaaaaaaagtcCAATATGTAGTAGaggaggtgattttttttattgtatggaGTGTGATGAGTCttggaaaatgcaaaaaataaaagacaataaggagaaaaaagtgatgtatgagagtttttttctttttgatgtgATCTTTTGAAAATGTGAAAAGAGaacgataaaagaagaaaaatgaatatgTAAAAAGAAGTGAAATTATTGAAGTGTAGAATGTAACGATCTttggaaaacgtaaaaaaaaaagaatagaaaaagggaagaaaaattgcAATAAGTAGTAAAGGAGGTGAAAAGTTTTAATTGTGGAATGTAATAATCTTttgaatatgtaaaaaataaaaaataaaaataaaagaaaaatgcatTATATAAAGGGGTGAAAATTTATAAGTGTGGAATGTAATTATCTTTTGaatatgtaaaaaagaaagaaagataaaaaggagaaaaatgcatTATATAAAGGGGGTGAAAATTTCTAAGTGTGGAATGTAATGATCTTTTGAATAtgtaaaaatagaaagataaaaaggagaaaaaaaggcatCATATAAAGGAGGTGAAAATTTTTGAAATGCTCAGTGTAAGGATCTTTTCAAAAtgttaagaaagaagaaataaacaagaaaaaatatataggcgCCATTGTTGTTTATTTCTATTATCTTTTATCGCTACTTTTATTCTAACTTCCCTTTTTGTACTAACTTAACTTTTGCTAACTATCTGTCTCCACCCTCCTGCGGCCTGGTTACACTCGTCTTTTTACTCTAGTtcatctctgtgctgtccaacttccttatgcaagagtgaggcagtatcttcattcttccatctctttcactggtaaactctggaacatccttatttcgtctgtatttcctttttccttttcctcatctccccactcatgtttcttttcttttgttttatccattttcttcgtctcaccattttttccttcttctctctctctctctctctctctctctcattcattcaggaaaagaaaggaaaaggagaggaaacggaaaggattattattattaaactgaCGAGCGAAAATATTAGGAGAGCGCAGTGACAGAACAAGAATTATATTAAGTAAGAATCAGAATCAGTTAAAACACATAGCTCTCAGAGGTTAGGATGTacacaaaagacaaataaaaaaagagaaatagccGCCAAAACgcttcccactcacacacacacacacacacacacacacacacacacacacacacacacacacgagaagaaAAAGTTAGAAAAGTATGATTAGTTTTAGCTAGAGAGGTGTCTTGAGCCTCACCTTGGCAGCGTTTGTCGTAGAGATAATAAAATATGCAGACGAAGAAAGGCTGCTCCAGAGATTACcagtgaaggaaacgaaagaatgaAGTTAATTGTGAACTCGCTTTTGACAGTGGACAGAAAAGAGACGAGTTTGGAAAGAACATGTAAGGTGTAATGAACGGAGGATAACCAACGAAAATTCTGAAAATGTAAgaatcaataatgaaaaaaaaaatgacattcaCATACGTAAAAATTTCACCGTATTGCGGatgtatgaaaagagagagagagagaaaacaaaaaacgatGAATAAACAATGAATGCGCTCCACACCTCTCCACAACACtcagaaaagaggaaatagaagaaaacatagaaaaaacaCAGCTCGTTataagaaaacatgaaataaGAAGACCAGAAAGACGAGAACACTATATATTTAAGCCATCTCtgtaatttcacacacacacacacacacacacacacacacacacacacacacacacacacacacagttgcatacacatacacaaaacacatatgcacacacacacacacacacacacacacacacacacacacacacacaaaacatacacacacacacacacacacacacacacacacacacacacacacacacacacacacacacacacacacacacacacacacacacacacacacacacacacacacacacacacacacacagttacatacacatacacaaaacacatatgcatacacacacacacacacacacacacacacacacacacacacacacacacacacacacacacacacacacaaagaaagtaaaaaaataaatgcgtcaaaaaaaaaatacaaaaaataaaacaacgtcAGGTGttgctaccatcatcatcacgaaggtatgctgtatttttttcctctctatccttttattttccattttatcgTTGTGATTCACTAGGGTCGGTCACACCATCTGGCGCCACTGTTGCCACGCCGCACGCTATTCATATGTTTTTGTTCCTGCAGTGTTGGCAAGGATGCGTCACTGTTTATGCAGCCACACTGTTACCAGAAAAAAAGATGATTCTATTGCGCATTTGACCGAAATTTAAGGTTTTTAATATATTTCGGTTATTTTAAATGTTtagttgtcttttttttattgttgtttgttaCTGAAGTATGTTTTTCGATCACCGGCTTTAAATAGTTAAgtttggaaggaaagaaagggaacatttaaataaaaaaaaaaaaaacgtgtaaattggaataaaagaaaaaagaacgtgtaaactgaaataaaagaaaaagaacgtgtaaattgaaataaaagaaaaagaacgtgtaaattgaaataaaagaaaaagaacgtgtaaattgaaataaaagaaaaagaacgtgtaaattgaaataaaagaaaaagaacgtgtaaattgaaataaaagaaaaagaacgtgtaaattgaaataaaagaaaaagaacgtgttaattgaaataaaagaaaaagaacgtgtaaattgaaataaaagaaaaagaacgtgta
The Eriocheir sinensis breed Jianghai 21 chromosome 60, ASM2467909v1, whole genome shotgun sequence genome window above contains:
- the LOC126985842 gene encoding uncharacterized protein LOC126985842 — its product is MAENITTAAPVLNTTTPHALTLAEKITEEGIRLDVTVWLVICCIFTFFFIIIVASICMHWMELRRFGIRGEFVLLPPGPVPGCVTVVSSSQPHTRLIDHYHLQACYGPSTRCDEDSQVSRCFSFPTLTRQPKDTLPRSR